The Eikenella corrodens genome segment ATTGATTTTGGAAGCGTGGGAGAAGGTTTCCGCCGGGGTTTAACTGCATAAACAAAGGCTACCTGAAAGCCATCTAGCAACGCAGCCGCCAATAGCAACCGTGTTTTAGTTTCGCAGAAACTCAGCCTTGGCTACGCCAAGACATGGTTTTAACTCCGTTGAAGCTTACGCTTTCAGGTAGCCTCTTTGGGTGCAAACATCACCTAGCCGCTGGTGCCCACTGCCGCCGCATCCTGCGCTTCGGTTTGGGTATCGTCCACGTCTTGCAAGGCTTGGTAGGCGGGGAGCAGGAGTTTGGCAATCAAGGAAAGCTGCTGCCAGAGGGTGTGGGCGTGGGGGCTGGCGCTGCCATCGGGGCGCAGGGCGGTGAGTTGTTGGCGCAGGGCGCTGTAGGCTACCTGAAATTCGGCTTCGGTCAGGTTGGGCAGCTGTTCGAGCAGGCGGGCGGTTTCATTAGCGGCCCGGGCGAAGGCGGCATTGAAATCGGGCTCGATTTGGCCAGGGCTGAGGTGGCTGCGGTAGGCGCCGAGGGCGGAGATATAGCCGTTGATGGCGTAAACGGTTTTGAGCAGGGTGAAACCGCCGGGCAGGTGCGCGGCGTATTTTTTCGGCTCGCCGGACATGTCGGAAAGGGTGCTGCTCAGTTGGGCGGCGCGTTCGTGGGCGCGGCGGCGTTCGCTGCGGTAGGCGGCATCGTCGCACTGGCCGCCTTGCTGGAGCTGGTCGGTGATGCTTTTCAGGTAGCCTGCGTTGCCGGCGAGGGCACGTTGGGCGGTGCGGGCGAGGGAAAGGTAGTGCCAATCCGGCCAGAGCATGGATACGGCCCACCAGGCCAGCGCGCAGCCGACAATGGTATCGAGCAGCCGCCAAGGCAGGGCGTCGATGCCGTGCAGGCCGGCGATGTAGAGGTTGGTGATGGCTTGGATGGTGATAAAGAAGGTGGAATAGCTGTATTTGTTGGTGCGGAAGAAAAAAAACAGGGTGCTGGAAGCAGCTACCACGGCCAGCTGGGTGGCGAGCGAGGGAGTGAAATAGGGCAGTAGCGAGCCGACGGCCACACCGGCCATCGTGCCGACCACGCGTTGAATGAGGCGGCTTTTGGTGGCGGAATAGTTGGGCTGGCACACGAATACGGCGGTGAGCAGCACCCAATAGCCCATGGGCAGCTTGAGGCTTTCCACCAGGGCGATGCAGAGGAACACCACTATGGAAAGCCGCACGGCGTGGCGGAATACGCCGGATTCGAAGCTGAGGTGGCGGCGCAGGATATTGAGATGGCTGCGCCAGCTGCCGGCATCTTCGCGCACGATGCGGGTTTGCTCGCTGGCTTCGGTGTATTCCGCTTGCTCGCCGGCCAAGTGGGTGAGCTGGTAGTTGATACCGTAGAGGTTGTCGATGAGGCGGCGCAGGCTGCGCGGGCTCTTATCGGCTTGGGCGGCTTGGTGGTGCTGGAGCGAGCGGCGGATGCCTGCGGCCAGTTTGTCCAGCTTGGCATTGTCCGGCACCGTGCTGCCGCGTTGCAGGCTGTGCGCCACATCGCGGCAGGCCTGCGCCTGCCATTCGATCAGCCGCTGGATGCGGAAGATGAGGTCGCTGTGGCTGAGCTCGGCCACAAAACGGCGGTATTCTCCGATGTAGCTGGAGCTGGCGCGCTCGTGGATGTCTTGCGCGGCAAAGTAGTAGTGCAGCATGCGGGCAGTGCGCGGGTGGCGGTGCTGGCCGCGCATGCGGTAAAACAAGGCGCTGCGCACTTGGTTGAAGGCGGCGATTACTTTGCCGTTTTGCATGGCCAGCGCGATTTGCCGCTGCTCGATCTGGTCGGTGTCGTCGGGGTCGAAGAATTGGGCTTTGATGTCGAGATAGCCCGCGAGCTCGGTATAGGCGGCGGCCATGCTGTCTTGCACGGGGCGGTGCGGCAAAATGAGGTGCAGCAGCAGGGTGTTGCCGCTGTAGAGCAGCGTGCCGCACAAAATCAGCAGGGTGTTGGCATACCAAACCATGCTGTGGTTGATGGTGAGGATGGTATAGAGCGCCACCACCAGCGTGCCAAAGGAGATGGTGCGGTAGCGCAGGCTGATGGCGCCGGACAGGGTAAACACGAAAGTGAGCAGCGTCATCGCGGGCAGAAACAGCAGCGGCTGGCCGAACGTAAACTGCACGGTAAGCGAGGAAACGCTGAAGGCGGCAATGGTGGAGAGCAGGTTTTGGATGCGGCCGGTGAGGCGGTTGTCTAAATCCACCAAGCCGCCGGCAATCACGCCGAGCACCAGCGGCATACACATCAGTGGCTTCTGCCAATACCAAACGGCCAGCACGGCTATGCATACGCTAACCAGCATCGGCAGCGCGGCCAGCACGCGTGCGGAAAGCCATTTGAGCCGAGATGGGATAAGGGGCATGGTGGATAAATAAAGGATGAGTGGGAAAGGGCAGTATTTTAGCGCAGGGCGGATGATTTGGCTTAACAGAAAAGCTTGGATTTTAACTTCATTGAAACTCTCGCTTTCAGGTAGCCTGTATGGTTGAGGCTACCTGAAAAACAGATTATCTTGATTGATAGCCCAAACACTTTTTTATTTATGCTGCTCTACCTCACCTTGCGGTATTACACGCTGCGTGCAACTCGTCGCTTGGCAAGAAAAATAATTGCTTTTAGCTATATACGGTGCAATCGTTCCGGCAGCGTGTTAGAATGCGCGCCGGTTTCGGGCTGCGCTTTCAGGTAGCCTCAAACCTTTGTTTTATTTCCAACCTGCCCTGCCTGTCTGAAACCCTAACCATGCGCCTGCGTCTGTGCGGGCTTATGCTTAGTGTTTTAGCGGCAGCGGCCTTTTCCTAAAGGAATCCTAATGTTTAACAAACACGTCAAATCCTTCCAATATGGCCAGCACACCGTTACCATCGAAACCGGCGAAATCGCCCGCCAGGCTGCAGGTGCGGTGAAAGTATCCATGGGCGAAACCGTGGTGCTGGTGGCTGTTACTGCTAACAAAGAAGTGAAAGCCGGGCAGGATTTCTTCCCGCTCACCGTGGATTATCTAGAGCGCACCTATGCCGCAGGCAAAATCCCCGGCGGCTTCTTCAAGCGCGAAGGCAAACAGAGCGAAAAAGAAATCCTCACCAGCCGCCTGATCGACCGCCCCATCCGCCCGCTGTTCCCCGAAGGCTTCTTCCACGACATCCAAATCGTGGCCACGGTGGTATCGGTTGATCCGGAAATCGATTCCGACATTCCCGCCATGATCGGCGCCTCTGCCGCGTTGGTATTGAGCGGCGTGCCTTTTGCCGGCCCCATCGGTGCCGCCCGCGTGGGCTACCTGAACGGCGAATACGTGCTGAACCCGACCAAAACCCAGCTGGCCAAATCGCAGCTGGATTTGGTGGTGGCCGGTACTGCACAAGCCGTGCTGATGGTGGAATCCGAAGCCCAAATCCTGCCCGAAGACGTGATGCTCGGCGCCGTGGTATACGGCCACAATGAAATGCAGGCCGTTATCCGCGCCATCAACGAGCTGGCCGACGCGGTCAACCCCGAAGTGTGGGACTGGAAAGCACCCGAAACCGATGCCGCTCTGGTGGCCAAAGTGCAGGAAATTGCCGGACAAACCGTGGCCGAAGCCTTCAAAATCCGCCAAAAACAGGCACGCACCGCCAAGCTGGACGAAGCCTGGGCCGCCGTGGAAGCCGCGCTGATTACGGAAGACACCGACACCCTGGCCGCCAACCAAATCAAAGGCATCTTCAAGCATTTGGAAGCCAACGTGGTGCGCAGCCAGATTCTGGCCGGCCAGCCGCGTATCGACGGCCGCGACACCCGCACCGTGCGCCCCATCAACATCCAAACCGGCGTACTGCCGCGCACCCACGGCTCCGCCCTCTTCACACGCGGCGAAACCCAAGCCCTGGCCGTGGCCACCCTCGGTACCCAGCGCGACGAGCAAATTATTGATGCCTTGAGCGGCGAATACACCGACCGCTTCATGCTGCACTACAACTTCCCGCCCTATTCTACCGGCGAATGCGGCCGCATGGGCGCGCCCAAACGCCGCGAAATCGGCCACGGCCGCCTGGCCAAACGCGCCCTGCTCGGCGTGCTGCCCTCGCCCGAAGAATTCAGCTACACCATGCGCGTGGTGTCTGAAATCACCGAATCCAACGGCTCTTCTTCCATGGCCTCCGTGTGCGGCGGCTGCTTGAGTCTGCTCTCCGCCGGCGTGCCGCTCAAAGCCCATGTGGCCGGTATTGCCATGGGCTTGATTCTGGAAGGCAACAAATTCGCCGTGCTCACCGACATCTTGGGCGACGAAGACCACCTCGGCGACATGGACTTCAAAGTGGCCGGTACCACTGAAGGCGTCACCGCCCTGCAGATGGATATCAAAATCCAAGGTATCACCAAAGAAATCATGCAGATCGCCCTGGCACAGGCCAAAGAAGCCCGCCTGCACATCCTTGAGCAGATGAAAGCCGCCGTGGCCGGCCCGCAGGAGCTCTCGCAGCACGCCCCGCGCCTCTTCACCATGAAGATTAACCAAGACAAAATCCGCGACGTTATCGGTAAAGGCGGCGAAACCATCCGCGCCCTCACCGCCGAAACCGGCACCGAAATCAACATTGAAGACGACGGCACCATTACTATCGCCGCCGTGAATGTGGAAGCCGTGGAAGCCGCCCGCAAACGCATCGAAGAAATCACGGCCGAAGTGGAAGTGGGCCAGGTGTACAACGGCGTGGTGATTAAGATTTTGGACAACAACGTTGGCGCCATCGTATCCGTGATGCCCGGAAAAGACGGCCTGGTACACATCAGCCAAATCGCCCACGAGCGCGTGAAAGACGTGAACGACTACCTCAGAGTCGGCCAAAACGTGCGTGTGAAAGCGCTGGAAGTGGACGACCGCGGCCGCGTTCGCCTTTCCATGAAAGCCCTGCTGGATCAAACCCGCGAACAATAAGCGCAGGATGATTAGATAAAGCAAAGGCTACCTGAAACCTTTTCAGGTAGCCTTTATTTGAAACTACAGAGAAGCGCTTTCATAGCGGATTAAAATAAGAATGAAACGAGGCGACTGGCTGTAGACGGCTCCCACGTACGGTCAGGCACCGCAGCAGCATTCTTATTTCAACCACGATAATGATAGGAGAAGCCCATGCCCAACCGCCCCACCTTCAAAGAAGCCGACAGCATCGACCTCCACATCCTCAAGCTCCTGCAGGAAAATGCCCGCCTGAGCATGACCGAGCTGGCCGAACGCGTCGGCCTTTCCGCCACCCCCGTAACCGAACGTGTGCGCCGATTGGAGCGCGACGGTTACATCAGCGGCTACCATGCCCGCCTCAACCCCGCCCGCTTGGGCTACGGCTTGCTGGTGTTCGTGGAAATCAAACTGCATTCTAAATCCGGCGATATTTTTGAAGAATTCCGCCGCGAAGTGCTGAAAATCCCGCAAATCCTCGAATGCCACCTCGTGTCCGGCGAATACGACTACCTGATCAAAGTACGCCTGCAAGACATGTCCGCCTACCGCGACATGCTCGGCAAAATCCTGCTGCAACTGCCCTCCGCCGTGGAAAGCCGCAGTTATGTGGTGATGGAGGAAGTGAAGGAAAACGGGCCGCTGGCCTTGGAAGATTGGGAAGATTAAACCGAAGTCTACCTGAAAGCGTAAGCTTCAACGGAGTTAAAACGTAGCGCAGCGAAGTTTCTGTGTAGCTAAAAGTTCAGGTAGCCTTTTACCTCAATACGCCATTCTTACCTCACCCAACAGCCTGCACTGCGAACGCAAGAATTCATCCAACATCACCTGCTGGGGTTCGCAAAACGGAAGCCCTGCGGTACAACCAGTTTTGCAAGATGTACACATGATTGCTTGTCTCTAGATTGAGGCTACCTGCAAACAATCGGGGTGTTCTTTGGCTAAACCATGCTTCAGGTAGCCTGAATAATTGGATGTGCGAGCCAGCTGCGTCCAAAATGCTGCACATGAGGCTGCCAATTCGCCGCTCTCTATCTATTGCCTTCCTAACCCCGTTCTGTGCCCAGCCCTCTGTTTCTGTTATGATAGCCGTCTTTTTGGCCGCTCTTGAATACCAAGTGGGCAACCATATTTTTCAGGTAGCCTCCATACAGGCTACCTGAAAGCGTGAGCTTCAACAAAGTTAAAACATCAGCCCCGGCCAAAGCTAAAACCTAAATTCATATTTTAAATATAAAGCACCACACCATGTTCAACCGCTTATTCTCCTGGTTTGAAAACCGCGTCGATCCCTATCCCTCCAGCGAGCCGAAAACCCCTCGCAACGGGCTGTTTGGCTTCATTTGGAGCAATCTCGAAGGCGTGCGCGGCTGGCTTGTGCTGCTGGCACTGCTCTCCGGCGGCATCGGCATTGGCGAAGCCTTGCTGTTTCAGTTTATCGGCAAAATCGTTGATTGGCTCGGCCGCTATACGCCTGAAACACTGTTTGCCGAAAAAGGCTTGGCGCTCGTTGGCATGGGCGTGCTGATGGTAGTGCTGGTGATTTGGACGTTTTTCACTTCCGCTATCCGCCTGCAGGTGTTGCAGGGCGTGTTTCCCATGCGCCTGCGTTGGAATTTCCACCGCCTGATGCTCGGCCAATCGCTCAGCTTTTATCAAGACGAATTTGCCAGGCGCGTGTCGGCCAAAGTGATGCAAACTGCGCTGGCCGTGCGCGATACGGTGATGACCATCGCCGATATGGTGATGTATGTGCTGGTGTATTTCATCACTTCCGGCGTGATTCTAGTGGCGCTGGATAGCTGGCTGCTGCTGCCTTTCGTGGGCTGGCTCATCGGCTTCAGCCTGGTGATGCGTTTTCTGATTCCCCGGCTCGGCCAAACCGCCGCCCGCCAGGCCGATGCCCGCTCGCTGATGACCGGTCGCGTTACCGATGCCTACGCCAACATCGCCACGGTGAAACTCTTCTCCCACGGTGCGCGCGAAGCCGATTATGCCCGCCGCTCGATGGAAGAGTTTATGGTAACCGTGCACGCCCAAATGCGGCTGGCCACGCTGCTCTACAGTGCCAGCGCCGCAGTAAACACCGCGCTCACCCTTTCCACCGCCGTGCTCGGCATTTGGCTGTGGCACAACGGCCAGGTGGGCGTGGGCGCAGTGGCCACCGCCACTGCCATGGCACTGCGCGTGAACGGGCTCTCGCAATACATCATGTGGGAATCCGCCCGACTGTTTGAGAATATCGGCACCGTGGCCGACGGCATGGGCACGCTTTCCAAGCCGCAAACCATCCTCGATAAGCCCGATGCCAAGCCGCTGTTGGTGAACAAAGGTGAAATCTGCTTCAACCACATCGATTTCTCCTATGAGTCCGGCAAGCCCCTGCTCAACGGTTTCAGCCTGCACATTCGCCCCGGCGAAAAAGTCGGCCTCATCGGCCGCAGCGGTGCCGGCAAATCCACCATTGTGAACCTGCTGTTGCGCTTCTACGAGCCACAAAGCGGCCAAATCTGCATCGATGGGCAAAATATCGATAGCGTTACCCAAGAAAGCCTGCGCGCCCAAATCGGTTTGGTAACGCAAGACACCAGCCTGCTGCACCGCTCGGTGCGCGACAATATTGTCTACGGCCGCCCCGACGCCACCGAAGAAGATATGCTGCAAGCCGCCCGACGTGCCGAAGCCGCCGAATTCATCCCCCAGCTTTCCGATGCCAAAGGCCACAAAGGCTACGATGCCCACGTGGGCGAGCGCGGCGTGAAGCTTTCCGGCGGCCAGCGCCAGCGCATCGCTATCGCACGAGTGATGCTCAAAGACGCACCGATTCTGCTTTTAGATGAAGCCACCAGCGCGCTCGATTCCGAAGTGGAAGCCGCCATCCAAGAAAGCCTCGATACCATGATGGAAGGCAAAACCGTTATTGCCATCGCCCACCGGCTCTCCACCATCGCCGCCATGGATCGCCTCATCGTGCTCGATAAAGGCCGCATCGTGGAAGAAGGCAACCACGCCGAGCTCTTAGCCAAGGGCGGCCTCTACGCCAGCCTGTGGGCACACCAAAGCGGCGGTTTTCTCAATGTGAAAGAGCCGGAGGCTGGGCAGATACTTGCGAAAGAGTAAGTCCGGCTAGTTGCCGCGCGAACATAAAAGAAGGCTACCTGAAAGTTTTCAGGTAGCCTTTTTCATACAATACAAAATTATTCAGCCGGGCTTCTTCGCCAACATCGTCACAAATTTCAATTGAATCGGCCGCCCTTGCGCATCAGTAGCGTGCATCGAGCCCACGGCTTCTTCGTATTTCAACAATTCCCAGTCGGCATAATACTGCCGCAGCTCGTCTTCTTTGAATGTGAACGAAAACGGCATATGACAGGGGTAGTCTGCTGTATCCATTGCCGACACGATCAAGTTATAGCCACCAGGCCGAGTATGCGCCTGCATATCGGCAATAATCTCCGGCACACGGCCTGCCTGGAGGAACATAAACACCACCGTGGCAAAGATAAAATCGTAATCTTCATTCAAAGCAGCAGCGTTAATATCGTAAGCATCCGCCCGCAGCGGCAACTGTTCGCGTGCAGCCATATCCAGCACCGAAGCCACTGCCGCCGGGCTGTGGTCCACAGCGTGCACATCATATCCGGCCAAGCTCAAAAACAGCGCATTGCGCCCCTGCCCACAGCCTAAATCCAAGGTCTTACACGGCGCCACGGTTTGCACCGCCTCGCGGATGGCGGAATGGGTGGTAGTCATGCCGTATTTTTTGTGGAAATAATCTGCTTTTTCGCAATGAAATTCCAGCTGCACGGCAAAATCATCATCCAACGGCTCCACCTTGTGCCAAGCCTGCGGATAAATCGTCCACACACCGGAATCCGGCTGCAAAATATGCTCCGCCAGCACCGTACCGTCTTCCTGCAATTCATAAAACTTCAGCCGCCCGCGCAATACGCGCAGCTTGCCGTAGGTACCAACCTGTGTGTTGTGCTGCGACAAAACTGCTGCCGGAATAGTGGCTTTATCCCATACCGGCATGGTTTTGTAGCAGATGAGTTCGGATTGCATAGCATCTCCTCTAATGTGTACATGAAAGAGCACTTACCATATTTCCATACCCTACATGGAAAACAATCAATTAATCACTGTAAATTACTACTATCTAAAATAATATAAAAGGCCATCCTCTCACAGATGACCCTCCCATTATCAATATTCTATAAATCAAATTGTCACGCAAGTGGCAGGTGTATATTTCGGAGGCCAATATGCAGCATTAGATTTATCTATCTCGCAAGTCCACTGCCCTTGATTATCCCGTACAAAGCTAATTACTGCACCCTGTATTTGTGGCAAAGCATTGCGGCCAAAGGTGGCATTGACCCGTTCAAATTGGTTGCTATTTAATCCAACTGAGGCCGTAAATATTAAATTGGAATTCGGGTTTTGGTTCAAACCTAAAAATTCCAACCTTCTACCATTTTGCACCACTCCGTCCTGGCTCGGATCAACAGTGGGAATTCCGCCATGCGCCAAAATAGATTCCACCGCTGTCTTAGTACTACCCAACTCATAAAAGACACGGTTAATCTGAGCCTTAGCCATATGATCTTGATACAATGGCAATGCAATGGCAGCCAAAATGCCGATGATGGCAATCACAATCATCAGCTCAATCAAAGTAAAGCCTTTTTGCTTATACATATTTATTACCGCAGTTTGTTGATATCAAAACAGCCACCCTCAGGTGGCTGTTTTTAACTAACAGTCAAGCCTTATTAGTTACAACCGCTGGGAACGAATTTAGTTTTCCAGCCAGTCGCGGTACCAGCAGCAACAGCACAAGTCCATTCACCATTTGCAGTACGAGTCAAGGTAATGGTAGCACCATGAATGCTGCTATTAGCGTTTTCACCAAGAGTACCTACAAAAGTAACATCACCAGCGTTAGCGCCCGGAGTCAGAGTAGCAGCAGACAACAGGTTAGAAGTCGGGTTATCCAGCATGCCTACCCATTCGTTCGGAGGAGTAACGGCAGCACCGGCGGCAGCAGTAGCAGCCAATACAGGAGTACGACCTTCAAACAGAGCAGCTTCAATAGCGGTTTTGGTGCCAGCCATTTCGCCATATGCACGGGTTACCTGAGATTTAGAGATGTAATCTTGGTACAGCGGCAGGGCGATAGCAGCCAAGATACCGATAATGGCGATAACGATCATCAACTCGATCAGGGTAAAACCTTTTTGTACTTGTTTCAACATGACATTTTCCTTGTTAAAAATGGAACTTAAATAAACCGAATCTTCCGACCCGGGAACTTCAACCAAAAGAAGGAGACAACTAAAAAACTTCATTTCCGGCTAGGCTTGTTTGCCGTCGCCACGAGAAACATAAAGCAACGGCTATGCCAAAAAATTAAAAAATAGCTTTATTTGCATTATAAATATTTGTTTTTAAATTATTTTTTGTTTATTTTCCAATTTAAGCGACCTACCTATACGGCTATTCTGCATAGCTGGCTAATCTGCAAAACTGACATTTATCGTCAGTTTTTGGCCCGCTATTTTGCACAGATTGCCATTTTATGGGGCTCGTGGCTTGGCAATTTAGGTTGCTGCCATTTTAAGCGGCGATTTTTGGCACTCCACTATATCTATCCACTTCCATCGGTGTGGCAATACTGTCTTAGTGCAAAAATAAGGTAAGGCGGCATTACTATGCCGCCTCTTGATTAAGGAAGAGTTCGCTTCGCAGCAACTCGCCCCTTTAATAAAGACTCCTCTTTAACCACGCGCAAGCCATGCCGCAGCTTTCAGGTAGCCTTTAGCCTTCCACCGCCATTACTGCTTCAATTAAAGCCATTCCTTTTTCAATCCGAAACGCCACTTCCCAATCGTCCACTGCCATCTTATATACCCGCTGTGGCGTATCCTGATAAGCCGGACGCGGGTCTTGGGCGATGCTTTGTTCAATCAGCAGGCGAATGGGCGGCGGCAGGGATGCTGCGCTTATCTCGTCTGCCCAAGCTACTTCGAGCGGAACGGGCGGAACGGCGGCGAAGCCTGGGGCGGCATCGGGCTGTGCTTCCACAAAAGGCAGATAGGGCTTGATGTCTAACACCGGCGTGCCATCAAGCAAATCCGCCCCTCCACACCATAACCGCACTCCACCCTCGGTTTCAATACGCTCCAGCTTGAGCAAGGAGAGCCCCAGCGGATTGGGGCGGAACGGGCTGCGCGTGGCAAATACGCCCATTTTCCGGTTGCCGCCCAAACGCGGCGGCCGCACCAAGGGCTGCCAGCCTGCCCCGGCCACGCCGTGAAACACAAACTGCACCCAGATATGGCTGAAGCTTTCCAACCCGCGCACGCAATCGGCAGAAAACTCGGGCAGGAATTCAATACATACCCGGGCGGACGGTACCAAGCCTGGCTGGCGCGGCACGCCGAATTTCTGTTTATAAGGAGAGCGGACGTAGGCAATGGTTTGCAGGGTGTGGGTGGCTGGCATGGCTTAGGGCGATTAATAGGAAAAGATAAAAGGCTACCTGAAAGCGATGTCTTGGCATAGCCAAGGCTGAGTTTCTGCGAAGCGAAAGCGTCAGTTTAACGCAGTTCAGACGAAGTTTCCGTAGGAAGCGGAGTTTCTATGAGATTGAGATTAGATTTTGGCAAGGCAGCAAGTTGGCACCACCACTCCGCCGTGCTACCCGCTCCGTTTTCTGTGCCTAATAAAAACCGGCAGCCTCGGAATTCCCGGGCTGCCGGCCTGATTTCACTAATGCGGCGTTGAATTGAAATCAGCTTACTGCTGGCGTTGGCAAGCGGTTTCTACGCTGTTGCCATAGGGGTCTTTGAAGCTGAACGCAGCTTCATTGCCCTTGCGATGCCACTCGGCGCCGCTGCCGAACAGGCCGCGGTTAGAGGTGTAGCGCTCGCCGGAACCGGAAGTGGCGCGGTTGAGCACGGCGCTCTTGTCGTCAAGCTGCAGGCTCACGCGGTCGGTACCTTGCTGGCGCACGGTTACAGACAGGCCGTTTTCGCAGCTGAAGCGCTCAACGCTTGCACGGCGCTCGCCACGGTGCTCGTGGCGCGGAGCCGGCTCGTTGCTCGGATCTTGCATGCTGTTTTCATGGCGTTGGTGATGGTGATGACGGTGACCGTGACCGTCGTCTTGCGGAGTGTTCACCACGCAGGCGGTCAACAACAAAGCCAAAGAGGCCGGTACAGCCCAAGTACGTACTTTCATTGTGTATTTCCTATAAAATGAGAAAATACCGCCATAGCCGGCGGCAAGAGCATCTTAGCCCAAAGCATGCGGCATAAAAAGGGGGATTAACCAAGATTTACGGCAATATCTAAATTATTCCGGTGAAAAGGCTACCTGAAAGCATTTGGCTGCTTTCAGGTAGCCTTTAGTTTTGGCAAACATTAAGCTTTGGTTTTCACGTTTTAGCTTCGCAGAAACTCACCCTTGGCTACGCCAAGACATCATTTCTCAGGTAGCCTCTTTTAAGGCGGGCTGTATGTATCGCCTGCCGCCTGCTGTTTTAATCCTGCAAAAACGGGTTGTGCCGTTTTTCGTGGCCGATGGTGGTGCTGCGGCCGTGGCCGGGCAAGACTATGGTGTCTTCGGGCAACACCAGCAATTTCTCGCGGATATTGCGCAAAAGGTCGGCATGACTGCTGCGTTCGAAATCGGTGCGGCCGATGGATTCGTAGAACAACACGTCGCCGGCAATCAGCAGGTTTTGTTCGGCGCAGTAAAACACCACATGGCCGGGAGTGTGGCCGGGGATGTGCAGCACTTGGAAGCGGTATGCGCCCACGCTTAATTCATCGCCCTCTTCCAGCCAGCGGCTCGGGCTAACCGGCGCAGACACGGGGAAACCGAAGTTGGCGGTGATTTCGGGCAGGTTGTCGAGTAGCCATTGGTCGTCGCGGTGCGGGCCGATTACCGGCAACTGGGTATGCTGAATCATCTCGGTCACACCACCGGCGTGGTCGAGGTGGCCGTGGGTGAGCCAAATGGCTTTTGGCTGCACGCCGAGTTTGGCGGCTTCTTCCAACAGCTGCGGCACATCGCCGCCCACGTCTATCCACACGGCTTCTTTGCTTTCTTCGTCCCACAAGAGCGAACAGTTTTGGCGGAAG includes the following:
- the pnp gene encoding polyribonucleotide nucleotidyltransferase; this translates as MFNKHVKSFQYGQHTVTIETGEIARQAAGAVKVSMGETVVLVAVTANKEVKAGQDFFPLTVDYLERTYAAGKIPGGFFKREGKQSEKEILTSRLIDRPIRPLFPEGFFHDIQIVATVVSVDPEIDSDIPAMIGASAALVLSGVPFAGPIGAARVGYLNGEYVLNPTKTQLAKSQLDLVVAGTAQAVLMVESEAQILPEDVMLGAVVYGHNEMQAVIRAINELADAVNPEVWDWKAPETDAALVAKVQEIAGQTVAEAFKIRQKQARTAKLDEAWAAVEAALITEDTDTLAANQIKGIFKHLEANVVRSQILAGQPRIDGRDTRTVRPINIQTGVLPRTHGSALFTRGETQALAVATLGTQRDEQIIDALSGEYTDRFMLHYNFPPYSTGECGRMGAPKRREIGHGRLAKRALLGVLPSPEEFSYTMRVVSEITESNGSSSMASVCGGCLSLLSAGVPLKAHVAGIAMGLILEGNKFAVLTDILGDEDHLGDMDFKVAGTTEGVTALQMDIKIQGITKEIMQIALAQAKEARLHILEQMKAAVAGPQELSQHAPRLFTMKINQDKIRDVIGKGGETIRALTAETGTEINIEDDGTITIAAVNVEAVEAARKRIEEITAEVEVGQVYNGVVIKILDNNVGAIVSVMPGKDGLVHISQIAHERVKDVNDYLRVGQNVRVKALEVDDRGRVRLSMKALLDQTREQ
- the yccS gene encoding YccS family putative transporter encodes the protein MPLIPSRLKWLSARVLAALPMLVSVCIAVLAVWYWQKPLMCMPLVLGVIAGGLVDLDNRLTGRIQNLLSTIAAFSVSSLTVQFTFGQPLLFLPAMTLLTFVFTLSGAISLRYRTISFGTLVVALYTILTINHSMVWYANTLLILCGTLLYSGNTLLLHLILPHRPVQDSMAAAYTELAGYLDIKAQFFDPDDTDQIEQRQIALAMQNGKVIAAFNQVRSALFYRMRGQHRHPRTARMLHYYFAAQDIHERASSSYIGEYRRFVAELSHSDLIFRIQRLIEWQAQACRDVAHSLQRGSTVPDNAKLDKLAAGIRRSLQHHQAAQADKSPRSLRRLIDNLYGINYQLTHLAGEQAEYTEASEQTRIVREDAGSWRSHLNILRRHLSFESGVFRHAVRLSIVVFLCIALVESLKLPMGYWVLLTAVFVCQPNYSATKSRLIQRVVGTMAGVAVGSLLPYFTPSLATQLAVVAASSTLFFFFRTNKYSYSTFFITIQAITNLYIAGLHGIDALPWRLLDTIVGCALAWWAVSMLWPDWHYLSLARTAQRALAGNAGYLKSITDQLQQGGQCDDAAYRSERRRAHERAAQLSSTLSDMSGEPKKYAAHLPGGFTLLKTVYAINGYISALGAYRSHLSPGQIEPDFNAAFARAANETARLLEQLPNLTEAEFQVAYSALRQQLTALRPDGSASPHAHTLWQQLSLIAKLLLPAYQALQDVDDTQTEAQDAAAVGTSG
- a CDS encoding winged helix-turn-helix transcriptional regulator — translated: MPNRPTFKEADSIDLHILKLLQENARLSMTELAERVGLSATPVTERVRRLERDGYISGYHARLNPARLGYGLLVFVEIKLHSKSGDIFEEFRREVLKIPQILECHLVSGEYDYLIKVRLQDMSAYRDMLGKILLQLPSAVESRSYVVMEEVKENGPLALEDWED
- the tehB gene encoding tellurite resistance methyltransferase TehB; amino-acid sequence: MQSELICYKTMPVWDKATIPAAVLSQHNTQVGTYGKLRVLRGRLKFYELQEDGTVLAEHILQPDSGVWTIYPQAWHKVEPLDDDFAVQLEFHCEKADYFHKKYGMTTTHSAIREAVQTVAPCKTLDLGCGQGRNALFLSLAGYDVHAVDHSPAAVASVLDMAAREQLPLRADAYDINAAALNEDYDFIFATVVFMFLQAGRVPEIIADMQAHTRPGGYNLIVSAMDTADYPCHMPFSFTFKEDELRQYYADWELLKYEEAVGSMHATDAQGRPIQLKFVTMLAKKPG
- a CDS encoding ABC transporter ATP-binding protein, whose protein sequence is MFNRLFSWFENRVDPYPSSEPKTPRNGLFGFIWSNLEGVRGWLVLLALLSGGIGIGEALLFQFIGKIVDWLGRYTPETLFAEKGLALVGMGVLMVVLVIWTFFTSAIRLQVLQGVFPMRLRWNFHRLMLGQSLSFYQDEFARRVSAKVMQTALAVRDTVMTIADMVMYVLVYFITSGVILVALDSWLLLPFVGWLIGFSLVMRFLIPRLGQTAARQADARSLMTGRVTDAYANIATVKLFSHGAREADYARRSMEEFMVTVHAQMRLATLLYSASAAVNTALTLSTAVLGIWLWHNGQVGVGAVATATAMALRVNGLSQYIMWESARLFENIGTVADGMGTLSKPQTILDKPDAKPLLVNKGEICFNHIDFSYESGKPLLNGFSLHIRPGEKVGLIGRSGAGKSTIVNLLLRFYEPQSGQICIDGQNIDSVTQESLRAQIGLVTQDTSLLHRSVRDNIVYGRPDATEEDMLQAARRAEAAEFIPQLSDAKGHKGYDAHVGERGVKLSGGQRQRIAIARVMLKDAPILLLDEATSALDSEVEAAIQESLDTMMEGKTVIAIAHRLSTIAAMDRLIVLDKGRIVEEGNHAELLAKGGLYASLWAHQSGGFLNVKEPEAGQILAKE